The proteins below are encoded in one region of Dioscorea cayenensis subsp. rotundata cultivar TDr96_F1 chromosome 18, TDr96_F1_v2_PseudoChromosome.rev07_lg8_w22 25.fasta, whole genome shotgun sequence:
- the LOC120282468 gene encoding uncharacterized protein LOC120282468 isoform X2: protein MQSGWCSKHAVKLERKIIEKNRRKHMKSLLLQLSSIIPQSQPSGSKNALKQKDILEEATSYVGKLRERVETLENEKTEMKMKMSMQRNQMMNINDRKVAVHVQCFDDCIKIVLMSTLNKCFKSYEVIRILGEEGAQVIHANLTRSGDKIVFVIHSQSGNFFKNWFRRGKD, encoded by the exons ATGCAGAGTGGTTGGTGTAGTAAACATGCAGTGAAGCTGGAGAGAAAAATTATAGAGAAGAATAGAAGGAAGCACATGAAGAGCCTTCTTTTACAGCTATCCTCCATTATTCCCCAAAGCCAACCTTCTGGTTCAAAG AATGCATTAAAGCAAAAAGATATCTTAGAGGAAGCCACATCATACGTAGGGAAGCTAAGAGAAAGAGTCGAAAcacttgaaaatgaaaagacagaaatgaagatgaagatgagcaTGCAAAGAAACCAGATGATGAATATCAATGATAGAAAGGTGGCAGTCCATGTGCAATGCTTTGATGATTGCATAAAGATAGTTCTAATGAGCACATTGAACAAGTGCTTCAAATCGTATGAGGTTATAAGAATCCTTGGAGAAGAGGGTGCTCAGGTTATACATGCCAACTTGACGAGATCTGGTGACAAGATTGTTTTTGTTATCCACTCTCAA TCAGGCAATTTCTTCAAGAATTGGTTTAGAAGAGGAAAGGATTAA
- the LOC120282468 gene encoding uncharacterized protein LOC120282468 isoform X1, whose amino-acid sequence MQSGWCSKHAVKLERKIIEKNRRKHMKSLLLQLSSIIPQSQPSGSKNALKQKDILEEATSYVGKLRERVETLENEKTEMKMKMSMQRNQMMNINDRKVAVHVQCFDDCIKIVLMSTLNKCFKSYEVIRILGEEGAQVIHANLTRSGDKIVFVIHSQWSGTNPLETPGMCTSLGGTSEDETVLTWVLEPSVHNHYSQFSEICPQPRIELSPLSESSIGDPCTNRTDILE is encoded by the exons ATGCAGAGTGGTTGGTGTAGTAAACATGCAGTGAAGCTGGAGAGAAAAATTATAGAGAAGAATAGAAGGAAGCACATGAAGAGCCTTCTTTTACAGCTATCCTCCATTATTCCCCAAAGCCAACCTTCTGGTTCAAAG AATGCATTAAAGCAAAAAGATATCTTAGAGGAAGCCACATCATACGTAGGGAAGCTAAGAGAAAGAGTCGAAAcacttgaaaatgaaaagacagaaatgaagatgaagatgagcaTGCAAAGAAACCAGATGATGAATATCAATGATAGAAAGGTGGCAGTCCATGTGCAATGCTTTGATGATTGCATAAAGATAGTTCTAATGAGCACATTGAACAAGTGCTTCAAATCGTATGAGGTTATAAGAATCCTTGGAGAAGAGGGTGCTCAGGTTATACATGCCAACTTGACGAGATCTGGTGACAAGATTGTTTTTGTTATCCACTCTCAA tGGAGCGGgacgaacccactagagaccccaggaatgtgcacaagcctcggtggaacaagtgagGATGAGACCGTGCTCACATGGGTGCTGGAACCatccgtacacaaccactattcacaattcTCAGAAAtatgccctcagccgagaatcgaactctcaccactcagtgagagctctatcggtgacccgtgtaccaatagaacTGACATTTTGGAATAA